In Acipenser ruthenus chromosome 1, fAciRut3.2 maternal haplotype, whole genome shotgun sequence, the genomic stretch atttaaactgctgatgcgcagTGGCACACTTTTGCTAGTTGTAATTATAAATCAGTCAATTTAAGAATCAACTGCTTAAAGAATCAAGAACggtgtgattcttataaacggagtgcactgtatctAACTAAAGAATGATCAAATCAGTTAGAATACatgcaacacatttaaaaacaagatcTAATGTCTAATTATAAAGGGAAATTGTGGGTCGTGTCGGGAGACAGACAGCAAAATAATAATGGCATCTGCCtaaacagcaacaaaacagaagCATTACAGTAGCTTACAGACTGCCAGAAGGAGAAATTAATAAGGACAATATGAACTGATGCTCTCTGATGTTGTAGTGGtttctgcttgttttaaacacacatttcttGAAGTTCAGTGAGGGAAATTACTCAACTACTTGTATTTATAGTGCAGGTAATACAAGAGGTAGGCAAGTGCCAGTGGAATACGACAGGTAATACGATTAAATAGTGCGATCAACTTTATAAAGAAACACTACATATGCTGTATATTTTCCTCCCGTCATCACACCGCTCCCTGATACAACATTGTATTGGTATATAGAAACGAGCCCTAGCTTACAATTCAGACCATACTGGGTCATTCCCTTTCAATATAGAAGACTCAGCTCTCTGTTAAGACCCTTTTACCCAGCCCCTTTGTTGGTCTTAAAAGGTATTTCCTGTCGATATCGAATTTGCCAGCTTGAACCTACCACACTAAACGTCTTTTGGTCAAGCTCCTCTGACTCCTCAGCGATGGGTACAGGTTCACCGCTTGCAGTAATGTGGACAGGAGCATCCGTTACCTTCTTCAATTTTTCCTTAATCTCAACTTTTACTTCAGTTATcttaaacaaaatttaaaaaaaaaaaaaaaaacacagcaacattTAATTTTAGTTAAATGAAGTGTCTGAAATCAGACTTGGGATTCATGCGTTTCAATATGAATACGGAGAGATTACACACAGGAATGAATGCTGCCTATTTCTTACTTTTTCCTCTttgatttcttcttttttcaGTACAGGCTCAGCTTTCatttctttcttctctttcagttcccttttctcttttacatccttattttcctcttttttatcctttttttcttttttgttgtcctTTTCTTTCGCTTCCTTCTCTTCAGGCTCATTTTTAATTACAGTTTCTGGCTCTGgttcgtcatcatcatcatcgttgTCGTCATCACTTGacttttttactttttcagtTTTGGCCCTCCTGTTGACAGGCTTGGCAGGAGCAACTTCTTCCTAAAAGAAGGACACATGGCTGTTTTACAAACTGATGAACGCAAACCATGTCTACTTGatatattttaattcattttacatctggatttaatttttttttacagtcacaACTACCGTGTTATAATCAGGGCTTCAGTTCGGTTTTCATTCATTCCATTTTTCGGTGCTTacttttagctgtttttttttttgtttgtttttccccccctggggcttttgctttttatatactgtatgaaattgttgttttcagttactttccaaaatgctttggTGGTTGTTTCTGTTAATATGtttagtaactcgacagtacttgaaCACTTAAGTTATACCTTTGTTCCTTTGTCTTCCACCACAAAATCCTTATTTTtttcacaggcacattcttctgggttttttgtgtgtttaggcatttattttttattgggaaaggtagcttgtttttttttttttttagtagtcttttacttatttttttgaaATGGGAAAGGGTGatgtcaacatgaattgagtaaccatttccagtgtttgttactttttttttttgtaacaaatcgGGGGTATTTTAtcgtttctttttttactgaaaatcagaagctATAGTTTGAATATACTGTTCAGACAGATGCAACCATAGGGTTTACCCAAGCACATTTTGAACACTCAGCTTTCAATAATATTGTTAGTTGAAATGTATAAAAAGTAACAGTGTTTACCATATACCTTTTTAGGAGGAAAAAGAATGCATAACATTATTTTTTGGTACCAATTAAGGACACAATACTGTAAGTGGCAAGTGTTACATACGCAGTGCATCTTAGACCAATTTAACTGGTACAGTTAAAaagtgaatacataaataaataaaataaataaataaaataaagcgaGCACATTAAATGTCATCTTGTGTCTACAATTCGGTAGCAGTGTTTTACTAGCATACAAGCCCCACCTTtacctcttcctcctcctcctcctcctcctcctctgagcTTTTCTCTGATGGGGGCGGAGACAAGTCACTCTTAACCACCTCTTCAATTTTTACTGGCTTTGCAACTTTGTTCTTCTTGCTTCTGGGCTTCCTCTTTCTCGAATTGGCCTACAAACAATAGATTAGTAGGTTCAAAGTTACTTctaaaaatattcaaaataatatttaatactaACTTTAACTGCTAcatgaaaaactttttttaaagacatgttAAATCAGATTTATATGCAACTATCCCCATAACTGAAAAACAATTAAGTATAAAATATTCATAGTATGCATGCATTTCTCTTAAGCATAAGCACATATAGGAATTGCTTGCTTTCAGTACAACAGGGACACCTAGTGGGTACATTTTTGTGTTTACAACATATCAAACTGCTGAGTAAACAAGGCATTACTgttaagtttttaaaaatacaaagtgTTTGCCTTACCGTCCCAGCTAGCCTCTGGGCCTCCTTTCTGGCCAGGTCCTTGCTCAGTAGTTTTATGAGGTAGTCAGCTCTTGTCTGCAGCTGTTTAGCCTGTGGTTTCTTATCCGGGTCATCTGGTAACAGctgcattgagaaaaaaaaaaaggttaatgaaactacaaaaaataaaaaaataaataataaattcaagGCATCTGTTAATTTTCTATTTCTTAGCATTTTGAACACTTACACTAACCCGTTTCCCAATCAAAATGCAGCATTATGTCACTTGTGCTTACCTTTTGTGTTAAATTCAGGTCTGGGTCCATTTTGATCATTTCCCAGCTGCCATAGCCATACTCGTATATACCAATCAATAGGTTGGAGTCGTCTTCTTTACCCCAGTCAACATCAAAGTGAGCTGCCTTTGAATGACAAGGGATGCTATATCTGTTGAAGCAACAAGACATACTATTTCAGTCACCAAAATCAACTGAACTTGCTTTAACTCAAATCTTGAactgtttgtttggtttgttttaagaaaatctaCCAACACTATTGGGGATGAATTAACTGCTATACAACTATTAACTGTTTGTCTTTACATGGCCACTACAGTTCTTACAGGAGGAGTCACCAAATTGATTATTCTAGACTTCTTTTGACCACTACCTTTTCCTGTCCTCAGGATCTGCTGGAATGGACTTGTGCAATGGTGCCAGTTCTTCTTCATGAGAGACGACCAACTTTGCATTCACTTGAACCCCTGAGATTCGGAATGTTGGTCCTTTCACTTTACCTCGCCTGCCCCCTGTTGATCGGAAAGAACATTTCTTGAGGTTTAAAGACAGCAGGCCCCTATTTATTCAAACCTCCAGTATTTTTAAACATGCAGCATACCACAGATCACTgtgaaaaacaaatgttaaacCATTTTAGGTTAATCCAGAACTTAAAAACACATAACATATGCCTGAactaagtttcatcacaactgggtGAGCAACTCTGAGGATAAGAGTGTAGTATGTATATGTCACCACTATATCCATGTTGCCAGGTAGATTTAACCAGCTCAGGGATaacattaaatgatttatttcaccCTCAACAaactgcatttgtatttattctttttttttttttttttttaaattaaccagAATTGAAAAAAAGGGAATTagaaagcatttttaaaaaaatccttctAAAAACATAAATTACCTCCTGTCTTTTCTGGCCCAGAGGAGTTCTCTCTTAAGGTCTTTATGCAGCCATTATGCACGGTTTCAGCCAGCCGTTTAAGGTCCATTTCAGATTTGTCAACCAGTTCAGCATCCCGGGCAATTGCATCAAGTCTAGAAAACAATGGAATGGGATTTAGATCATTGTCCATTACTAACAACTCAAAAGAGAACATTGTCTTAAATCATGTGTATTATATACAACAAAACATACCTTTCCAGAGGGCCACCAAACTTTTTGTAACTCTTGATGAACCTGTAACAAACATGAAAAACCATGTTACAAAAGACAGTATTCCCCTAGAAAGCAATTAAttctttgcggtcctatgtcggacctggtccgacattgcaattattcctaaccggtccaatgtcggaccctgtccgacatcatcaagaagacgcaaaaaacgggtttctagtcgttttgttctccggaaaaagcagagaaaaccattcaatggccgagtgggagcgacaggagccgagacaagcccaaaaaaaaaaaaaaaaaaaaaaaaaaaaagggcgtaccTCATGAacagtcatacttgcccctggcatctgataatgaaggacataaggaaacaagctggctgtgattgcatcagtgctcagagaatatcacagacatttgcagagcttttttcagatattatagtaataaaataatgacttggatcgcattattgaggcgtttggtgataaaacgagtgatcaggagatgattgatcggtatgtacgactattattatttatttcttagcatatgtgaaagctatagcgaacgaaaggatggggcggggctggagatgcctagtgagtgctttgttgatatgcagggccttttaaacccgtttgactgtggggaaaaaatacttttaaacagcgcgtctaaaattaactgcgcgtgtgaaaataaattggagccGACGcacctgacacacacttaataaatggactgcaaagggttaaagggttgTATAGTACAATGGAAACTAACCTACAAATTCAAAAAGAATAACAAATCCAGAATAAACTAAGTGGTCACATCCAAAAACATAAAAGGTGCCTTAAAAGTAATGTAAATCCCCTTTTTTCACATAGCACACTAGATCATTTTGATATGCTCATTTAAATGGATGCcaattcctataaaaaaaaaaaaaaggttctcaaCTGTCAAATATAAGGTGTCTGAGCTTTCTGCAAAACTGCCGAGAGGCTGGGGACATGATGGCTTTAAAAAAGTATTAATTTCAGACATTACCTCCGTATTTCAGCATCACTGAACCCTTTGATGTTTTCTCTTGGAATTGTCCGTGGTCTCCCTCGTTTCTTTGGCCGCTTTCTGCCTGAAATAGAATCGCTGTCGGACCCAGAGTACCTCCTGTTCCTGCTGTTCCTGCTGCGCCTGCCTTCATTCCCATTAAAATTTGCCTGTTTAAAGAATAACATTACAGATTAACTAGATAAGACTCAATGAACATCTATGCTTTTTAGCATTTCACAGAAATATGTACAGCACTCATACACGGTCATGTCACAATAAGGTACTCCAGAACATTACTAAATCTGTCCTTATGACTGATTCTAGCAGTTTATCTTTAATTTCCACTTCATACTCTACTCAAATCAAAAATAGGTAGTGTGGTGACTAGTTTACTGAAACGAAAAATTCTGAACCAATTACTCAATTATTctgattgagctctccacagaaatcagatgCTGACattcaggtgagggtcattggtgttgattgggctaatttactaATCAaaatgaaacaagtgaagaaacagctgcttggatttgtgtggattgctgtcatTCACAGAGtgcaagaaaagcagcaatccGCACAAATTCAGCATTTGCATATCAGCACAGGAGGAATTCAGTTAATCTATACAAATCATTACATGTTACTAATTCACAAGAGACCACGGTATAGTAAAAGCACTGCTAGTAACTAAAGCATGGCACCTCAGATGTTAACACAACGTACTAGATAAGCAAATACCTGTTTGGCGCAATTTCTCATTCTGGGCAGCAAGTAGATCTCTTCCAGCTCTTTCTGCCTCTCTTCCTCTTCCAGTCTCCTCCGCTGCTCCTCAGGAATAATATCATCCCAGGACTTCTTTTTCCGGTCAGCATCCAGGTCAATCTCTTCATCCTCCATTGTTGAAAAGTTTGCCACCTAGGGGGGGTTAAAACAGAGTTAAAATAACTGATGTTGTTTCATTGCCCTGTGAAGGATTTACAACAGAATATTTCAGATAAATGCTATCtaaagcaatatttatttatttattattatctgtacttggtttaataatatatttaataaccTAATGCATTAAGATGGACAAACAGATGGCTACACCTTAAACTGTGACAGCAGTTCTTCCCCCACAGTCGAAGGACCCGGATCATTTTCTCGTGTTTCAGCTCGTTTCAGGATTTCATCGATATCCATTTCCTAGTAAGCAAGCACAGGGATGTTAGGTCTCTTGAAATAAAGACCTGTAGGTCAAAACTAACAACCACCGAAATGCATCTAACCTGtggctcctgctcctctccttctTGTTCTTTAAACAGTTCCTCAGCACCAAACTTCAGGATTGCTGAAAGCTCTTCTTTATTGAAAGGAGTGGAACTGTAAAAATCAAAAACAGAAGATTTCACACGATGATTGAGCATTTCTTGCATCAACAttttgtttctttagttttaatTTGTCTGATAAGTTTCACTTCTGAGGTAATTTGCTCCTCTCactctctagttttttttttttttttaagaaaattaaGATTTACTATTAAGGGCCAGCCATGCCAACAGCACAGCAAGAGGATGCTCCAGTAAACCTACACTATCTGCTTGAGTACCACTATATGAAGATTAATATCCATAACAATACTGGCTCTATTGTTGCATTTATGGATTACAACTTTATGATTAACTCCATtaccacattaacgcatattaaCCATAGAGAACAGGAATCATCTATGAATTGTAATTAGGCCTACACAGGTTGTACCTATAAATATTCTCCATGAAAGTTACAGTAGTCAGAGACTAAGGACAGGTACTAACAGTAGAGTGGAGCAACAACCATCacacaaatgtgtttttcatgTACAGGAACTGGGCAAAGAGAAATACTGCCAAGTGATGTTCTAACAATTTTGAACAGTCCACAATTTTGCAGGCATAGTGTGCATTGTGATGCATTTTGCATACATATGATTTAATAAAGTGCACACTGTTACTGGAGGTATAAAGCAAGCACCTTGAAGGAGCTGAGCCTGTGTGCAGTACAGTTTTTCCTGTGGTATCCATTCTCTGGATCACCAGGTGGTCCAGCACCATCTTTTTCTTTGCCCTTTCAATGATTTCTTCCTCCACAGACCCCTTGGTGACCAGTCGATAGATGTTGACCTGAAATTGAACAATTCAAATTAATTACAATGCCATTAATTTTATTACAGGTGATTTGAGAATGTACTTTTAACATTTATTAAGAATACAATATTGCCCTGATCTACAAATGGAGCAAACATGTCTAATAAAATTGTACCTGTTTCTTCTGCCCAATCCTATGGGCCCTGGCTTGAGCTTGCAAgtcattttgaggattccaatcCGAGTCAAAAATAACAACAGTATCTGCAGAGGCCAAGTTTATGCCCAGACCGCCAGCTCTTGTAGACAGCAAGAAGCAGAAATCCTAAAGGGACAGTCAAACAAGTGAACAACATTGCAACAACAACATTACCAAAATTGAACAAACATCTGATGGATGATAGAAATCATCCATCGGAACTATAGTTTGTTATAACTTTCTTGCCATAAGCAAGTAATTTGCAATCTTTAGATGTGGTGAAAAAGGCCATTTAAAAAGCAGAAATCCTACATTAGAGGTCATTTTCAAGAAGTAAAACATAGGAGACTGCTATATGCAAAGGAATAACTTTACATCTTGaaacattttgtgaaaaaaagaCAGTGTACAGGCTAAATACTTCATACAGATTACAATGCACCCCCTTTATAATGTCTGTGGCACCCATtgccattccactagcacttTCATTCTAGTTATAAGGCAGAACGCAAAATCACGGTCTCGTAATTATGTCTCCTGACTAAAGCATTATAAAGAGCGAgcactgtactattattattattattattattattatttcttagcagacgcccttatccagggcgacttacaactgttacaagatatcacattatttttacataaaattacattattttttacatacaattacccattaatacagttgggtttttactggagcaatctaggtaaagtaccttgctcaagggtacagcagcagtgtcccccacctgggattgaacccacgaccctccggtcaagagtccagagccctaaccactactccacactgctgccctattattagTTAACACATTAAAACGGGAGTAAATAAAGACATCCATACAAGTCTGGTAAATCAGATTAATTAATACAAGTAATTATAATCTGCCATTTACCTCTGATCCTTCTGCATTAAAATGATCAAGTGCTTGTCTCCTCATTTCTCCCTTTATCGATCCATCCAGCCTCTAGATAAATAAAAGGAAGAAATATTCTGGTTAGGTACCTGTACTTCTGCTTCATCTTTCAAGCATTCCAAGCAATTTCTAAACATTCTAAACACAAAGCGTCCCATGAAATGAACAGAGAAAGCTCACCTGAAACAGGAACTGTCGACTCTTCAAGTATTCTGCGAGAATGTCCAGCATTCGCACCATCTGAGAGAAGATAAGAACTCGGTGGCCTCGCTCTTTAAGGCGTAAGAGGAGCTTGTCAAGCAAGATCAGCTTTCCACTGCTACGGATCAGATGCTAAGTAACAAGAAGTGATTCCAATTAGTGCTGCTGCATAAAACTACATGTAAATACAGAGTATGTAACCCACACAGGGAACCAAAGAGGaggaggttcttttttttttttctttttattacttgCTGCTTGTTTAATCTGCGAGAAAGAATACCAGCTGTATTTCTTGTTTATACAATTCAAATCTACATGGGGCTCACATCTATCTCATATTATTAATGTGTTCACACAGGGCTTTCTAAAATCACAGCACCATTAGGCCAGTAATAACCGAGATGTTTTAgatcagaggttcccaaactgtggtacgcgtacccccaggggtacgcgagacgtgtttagggggtacgcgtgacaaattgtgtaatggcgtacattttttttttaggtttttttttttttttttgcattttcataagactCGTCATACtcacacaaaactttaaaacgcATTGGAAATTCCTTTCAATTTCTGCCGTGAAATGGAGAAACAAACAGAGAGCCGTGCAAGACAATCTCGCGGGCAGCGGGACACTTGGGATCAACGCTGTGGTGTGCTCGTTTTGCAAACCTCCAAGTGGTAACAATGAGAACAAAGATACACAGGGACAGTGACGTACAGAACTCTCACCACCAATAACTGCACAACgcaaattaaatgtattatatttatgacgtatgtttttagttttttattaattacatttttttggtggtTATGAtgagctattttttatttttatgtaaatcgttttttcagAGCTATcgatttttatgtactgtatgaaattgttgttttctgttactgtactttacaaaatgcttgttttttttctgtcacaaagtagtaactgtacagtaccacactttgtaccttctttcctttgttgtcttccacaacgaaatccttgtGGTCatggacacattcttctgggttttttgtgtttaggcatttgttttacatttcgccacaatttgcaattctgttttaaatcctacgtatcttaactgtaatatagctttaaatcccgcgaacgAGGCTCCAGTCgagaaagtattcagaactaatcaatacaAGTTAGGAAAAGgtagtttgtctttgttttttatgtattaggtttttgagttatgtgaattgagtatatttccagtgtttttctggtgttcattatacacagattttttttttttttttgtatcaggggtgttttatcggttaaaccctaaaatcagaagccgtaattatattattatagtcatttatattgtaagtatattattgtgtatgtgtataaatctgtgtattatgaaagcatatattaaaaacaacatgaacatATAAATCTGTATGCTAGGGGTACGTAGACAGGtgataggtctggaagggggtacgcggcaatcaaaagtttgggaacctctgtttTAGATGAACACACCGGAGAAAATGAACACACCATTACTGGCTACAGTTATTCAAGTATTTTGCAACAATGGTACATTCTGTATGGATCATTTAAGAGGAAGTTTATTGGTTAGGAAAAGACACTTGTGCCTCATAAGTCACTTACATATTCTGCaaacattaaatgttaaataatatggtaaaaaaaaaaggatttgcacTAGTCACAACGTCTTACCTGTAAGGCCTCTTGTTTGTTATAAAACTCATTATCATCGGGTGGTTTAATAAGGTAGCAATGATTACAACACTTTTTCAGTTCCATCATTATATTCAGAAAGCCTGAGGTACTGCCCTTTGTGCCTTTGCTGAGTGCCTTGTAATTCCGGGTCAACACCCACCTGTTCaaggaagttaaaaaaaaaaaaaaaaaaaaaaaaaaaaagttattggaaTACTTTTTTGTAAAGCCTATTAATGATGTGCCAGCTGATTACCTGTAAATCTACTTAAATGATCAAAAATGCTTTCCCTATATGCTGCCCCTCTGAGtacataaatacaaaactatAGAATGATCAGTATTATAAAAACATAGgccaccatgacctacatccaatGAAAATGGgaagaaatgtaaaatgtttgTACACCTTCAAGAAATCTTACTGAGTTTTGTCTCAATTTCCAATTGAAatggaaatagaaaaaaaagattttaaaacccATTGTATCTACATTTGTCTGTAATCAGTCTACAGAAAGGACACATACTTATGCCTAACCATCGTGCAGGAAAACAACTTACTTGTAGTACTGCTTCTGTATTGCACTCATTTCCACCCGCAGGATCTGCTCCACCTTTGCAGGAAGGGACTTTTCCACATCCTTTTTAACTCTGCGCAGCAGAAAAGGCTCCAGCTCCTTATGCAGACTAGCATACCCAGAATCACGACCTGTCCCATGATCCTCCTCAAAGACCTCCCAAGAGCTAAACcttaaataaaaaggtaaaaggtaaggtaaaaggtaaaaaaaaaccttaggTAAAATGTTAACACTGGACAAGTAATAAACCAGTTAAAACATCAAAgtattgaattaaattaaatattatttttacataaacttTAAAATCATTGCATCATTGTCACTGAGTCGTTGATTTAAAATttggaattaaaacaaaaaatatacacgTTTCAAAAGCTCAGCTTCACCTACTTGTCAGGCATGATAAAATGCAGCAATGACCAGAGCTCCTTCAGAGAGTTCTGCAGAGGGGTTCCAGTGATCAGAAGTCTGTGGTTTGACTTGAACTCTATCAGAGTTTTGTAAAGAAGGGAATCATCATTCTTCAAACGATGAGCTTCATCAACACCAATAAAAGCCCAGTTGACATTGCCAAGGAAtgactgggacaaaaaaaaaaaaaagcagctaatCACAAGGTATCCACTTTACACATTCTATATTATGGGCTACATGATTCAAACTTGAATTTCTTAACTTTAGTGTGGGGGCTTTAATGTTATTTTCTCGCCACAAAGTACATGGTACTGGGAAGCTAAAAGCTCAGTTGCTTAAAGATTTGTTAAACAGTcctgtaaaatatattttgctaattttttaaaaaccatctctgggctcccgagtggcgcatccagtaaaagcactcgctagagtgcaggatgcgctctatagcctggatgtcgcgagtttgaatccaggctattccaccgtggacgggagctcccagggggcggcgctcaattggccgagcatcgtccggggggagggagggttaggtcgaccagggggtcctcggctcaccgcgcaccagcgacccctgtggtctggccgggcgcctgcgggcttgcctgtaagctgcccagagctgcattgtcctccgacgctgtagctctgaggcggctgcacggtgagtctgcagagtgtaaggaagcgggcggctgatggcacacacttcggaggacagcgagtgttcatcttcgcccctcccgagtcagcgtaggggtggtagcggtgagctgagcctaaaaataattgggcattccaaattggggagaaaataataaaagataattggcaacgactaaatttatatttaaaaaaaaaaaaaaaaaaaacaacatctctgGTGAACCTTTAAAATATAACTAAATGGACAGGTTATAGGAAACAAATGTATTAAGTGGTCCAAATAAGATTTCCAGTGCAATAAATTGTATAATTCTGAAATGCGGGAGATGTTGACCATACAAACCTTATCTTTAAGCAGGATTTCATACGTTGTTAGTAAGATATTCAACTTCAAACGTTTGGTTTGTGGATGCATCCATTCATGTGTTctaatctaaacaaaaaaaaacacaaaacaaaaaaaaaagtcaatatgaTGTGTATGTGTTGCAGAATGCAGGAGCCAGAGGACCACTTTCATATTGTTGATTATAAAGTCTGTCTGAAATTACCTGGAATCACCTAGCTCTTGATATGTACTACTGTTAGGGGTGGGTTAGAGTACtcgaaataattataattacttgAGCACTAATGTATTACTTGAGTATAcgaaaaaatttaaataatatctcttcatgaatgcaagttcaatatattgtagcgaccagGTCAGTTCAGTTTGGCAGACTAGTTTCATCTGGTCCTGTGCATTCACATTTTCTGTATTGATCCatacttttgagttgtatctgatagttgtctttcattttaatattgatgttgtttaaaatgtaccatcattatgactgccggcggcggttttaggtatgagtataactgcggcggttctagtgttggtGGTAATTTTTGTGgcacatatgtaaaaaaatattgtcTGTAAATTActcgaaattcccacccctaatCACTGTCGCCTCGAGAACTAAATTACAGTGCATCCCCTACTGTTGCTGTACATACAAAATAAGAGCCATCAGTTTCATGAAAAAGTGGACCACCACACACATACCGGACTGGTTCCTCCAAATATGTTTAGATTCTggtactctcaataacttgtgctttTCAATGTCCTAAGTAAATTTCACCACATTTGACCAAGCAGTTCCAAAACCCAAGGATAGTCTTAGGTCAGTAAACCGACTCCAAAAAAGTAGGATTTTGGAAAGATGTGATTGTTACTGCtgtttatcagtttttttttttttatatgtacttgGTTCAAAAtcaatgttacttttttttagtTCTCTATAGCATAATAGCAGCCATATGTAGAACTAATATTTCACTATATGCCAGTCAGGGATGATCAAGCACATGTAAACAATCCATCGAAACAAAGTTTACATCTACAGTTTTAGCTTAATGAAGAAAGGCCGTCAGTCATACCATGCTTCTGCTGTTTATGTCGCCCAGGTAAACCGCTACGTTCATCATAGGAGCCCATAACTGAATTTCTCTTTGCCACGAAGTAAGAGTAGAGAGGGGTACCACCACCAGGAAAGGGCCATAGAGCTGATGCTCATGGAACAGATAGTTCAGGAAGGAGATAGTTTGAATGGTTTTTCCAAGACCCATTTCATCTGCAAGGATGCAACTAT encodes the following:
- the LOC117409213 gene encoding chromodomain-helicase-DNA-binding protein 1 isoform X1, yielding MDGRSDQESVSNSSGESSQSDEESGSGSGSGSGSSSGSSSDGSSSQSGSSDSGSGSDSGSQSESESEGSKEKKQQENKTAEIDGAEFWKSNPSILAVQRSAMLRKQQQQQQQQQSSSDSGSDEDSSSSDESDDDSSSQNKRKKKRKDEDWHLSDSRPESRSGSNSGSDSGSDSSDDQGGNSDESVSDFEPNHKVKSRKPPNRINVRNGKKGKAQKKKPPMGSSDDDDDDDYDKKGPRRQATVNVSYKEDDEMKTDSDDLVEVCGEDVPPPEDDEFETLEKVMEMRFGRRGATGATTTVYAVEADGDPNSNFVPGKDPGDNQYLIKWKGWSHIHNTWETEETLKQQNVRGMKKLDNFKKKNQEMKRWMKTSSPEDVEYFNCQQELLDDLHSQYQIVERIIAHSNQKSAAGYPDYFCKWQGLSYSECSWEDGALISRKFQKCIDDYMSRNQSKTIPFKDCKVLKQRPRFVPMKKQPSYIGGDGLELRDYQLDSLNWMAHSWCKGNSCILADEMGLGKTIQTISFLNYLFHEHQLYGPFLVVVPLSTLTSWQREIQLWAPMMNVAVYLGDINSRSMIRTHEWMHPQTKRLKLNILLTTYEILLKDKSFLGNVNWAFIGVDEAHRLKNDDSLLYKTLIEFKSNHRLLITGTPLQNSLKELWSLLHFIMPDKFSSWEVFEEDHGTGRDSGYASLHKELEPFLLRRVKKDVEKSLPAKVEQILRVEMSAIQKQYYKWVLTRNYKALSKGTKGSTSGFLNIMMELKKCCNHCYLIKPPDDNEFYNKQEALQHLIRSSGKLILLDKLLLRLKERGHRVLIFSQMVRMLDILAEYLKSRQFLFQRLDGSIKGEMRRQALDHFNAEGSEDFCFLLSTRAGGLGINLASADTVVIFDSDWNPQNDLQAQARAHRIGQKKQVNIYRLVTKGSVEEEIIERAKKKMVLDHLVIQRMDTTGKTVLHTGSAPSSSTPFNKEELSAILKFGAEELFKEQEGEEQEPQEMDIDEILKRAETRENDPGPSTVGEELLSQFKVANFSTMEDEEIDLDADRKKKSWDDIIPEEQRRRLEEEERQKELEEIYLLPRMRNCAKQANFNGNEGRRSRNSRNRRYSGSDSDSISGRKRPKKRGRPRTIPRENIKGFSDAEIRRFIKSYKKFGGPLERLDAIARDAELVDKSEMDLKRLAETVHNGCIKTLRENSSGPEKTGGGRRGKVKGPTFRISGVQVNAKLVVSHEEELAPLHKSIPADPEDRKRYSIPCHSKAAHFDVDWGKEDDSNLLIGIYEYGYGSWEMIKMDPDLNLTQKLLPDDPDKKPQAKQLQTRADYLIKLLSKDLARKEAQRLAGTANSRKRKPRSKKNKVAKPVKIEEVVKSDLSPPPSEKSSEEEEEEEEEEVKEEVAPAKPVNRRAKTEKVKKSSDDDNDDDDDEPEPETVIKNEPEEKEAKEKDNKKEKKDKKEENKDVKEKRELKEKKEMKAEPVLKKEEIKEEKITEVKVEIKEKLKKVTDAPVHITASGEPVPIAEESEELDQKTFSVCKERMRPVKAALKQLDRPEKGLSEREQLEHTRQCLIKIGDHITECLKEYTNPELIKQWRKNLWIFVSKFTEFDARKLHKLYKHAIKKRQESAQAGDQNSSLNVHSIKQEDIERLKENSHHDDNSRDSYTSERHHSSHYNDHHKERQGDSYRKSDSSRKRPYSSYSNGKDHRDRDHYRQDSRYYSDSKHRKLDDHRSRDHRSGLEGSLKERSRSDHHSHSDHRSHSEQRSSSEYGHHKSSREYRYHSDWQMDHRASGSGPRSPPYDSRSPLGHRSPFEYSSDHKSTPEQIWSSRKT